One window from the genome of Danaus plexippus chromosome 3 unlocalized genomic scaffold, MEX_DaPlex mxdp_30, whole genome shotgun sequence encodes:
- the LOC116766170 gene encoding F-box-like/WD repeat-containing protein TBL1XR1 isoform X2, which yields MSFSIDEVNFLVYRYLQESGFHHSAYTFGIESHISQSNINGALVPPAALLNILQKGLQYTEAEITIGEDESLSLIDAVTPDIVSTRQNAHNAQKQANKEPGSGGEQNGVDGTACSAASTTGGTVTPNVPENMDVDQSIEIPASKATVLRGHESEVFICAWNPSTDLLASGSGDSTARIWDMSDNPATTPNQLILRHCIQKGGAEVPSNKDVTSLDWNCDGNLLATGSYDGYARIWTTDGTLASTLGQHKGPIFALKWNKRGNYILSAGVDKTTIIWDAASGQCTQQFSFHAAPALDVDWQTNNSFASCSTDQCIHVCRLHVDKPIKSFKGHTNEVNAIKWDPQGQLLASCSDDMTLKIWSMKQDTWVHDLKAHLKEIYTIKWSPTGPGTQNPNMNLILASASFDSTVRLWDVERGVCIHTLTKHTEPVYSVAFSPDGKFLASGSFDKCVHIWSTQTGGLVHSYKGTGGIFEVCWNSRGTKVGASASDGSVFVLDLRKL from the exons ATGAGTTTTTCCATTGATGAAGTGAATTTTCTCGTGTATCGATACTTACAGGAGTCcg GATTCCATCATTCAGCTTATACATTTGGAATTGAATCACATATATCCCAAAGCAATATAAATGGAGCCTTAGTTCCGCCGGCAGCATTGTTAAATATTCTGCAGAAGGGTTTGCAATATACCGAAGCCGAAATAACTATAGGAGAAGATG AGAGCCTGAGTTTAATTGATGCTGTAACTCCAGATATTGTTTCCACTCGTCAAAATGCTCATAATGCTCAAAAGCAAGCTAATAAAGAACCAGGTTCTGGTGGAGAACAAAACGGAGTTGAT GGAACAGCATGTAGTGCAGCATCAACTACAGGAGGTACAGTAACACCAAATGTACCAGAAAATATGGATGTTGATCAATCAATCGAAATACCAGCAAGCAAGGCGACAGTACTACGAGGACATGAATCTGAAGTGTTTATTTGCGCTTGGAATCCAAGCACTGATTTATTGGCTAGTGGCTCAGGAGATAGTACTGCTCG AATATGGGACATGTCAGACAATCCAGCAACTACCCCTAATCAGCTTATATTAAGACATTGTATTCAAAAAGGTGGAGCTGAGGTGCCCAGCAATAAAGATGTTACCTCATTGGATTGGAAT tGTGATGGTAACTTATTGGCAACTGGATCATATGATGGCTATGCAAGAATCTGGACAACTGATGGCACATTAGCATCTACCTTGGGACAGCACAAAGGTCCTATATTTGCACTTAAGTGGAATAAGAGGGGAAATTATATCTTAAGTGCAGgg gttGACAAGACAACAATTATATGGGATGCAGCATCAGGCCAATGCACTCAACAGTTTTCTTTCCATGCAGCACCAGCTCTTGATGTTGATTGGCAAACAAACAACTCATTTGCTTCATGTTCAACTGACCAATGTATTCATGTTTGCAGATTACATGTTGACAAACCAATAAAAAGTTTCAAGGGACATACG AATGAAGTCAATGCAATAAAATGGGACCCACAAGGACAACTCCTTGCATCATGTTCAGATGacatgacattaaaaatatggtcCATGAAACAAGACACGTGGGTTCATGACCTGAAGGCAcatttgaaagaaatatacaCCATAAAGTGGTCTCCTACTGGTCCTGGAACACAAAATCCTAATATGAATTTGATCTTAGCCAGTGCATCATTTGATTCTACGGTGCGCTTATGGGACGTGGAAAGAGGAGTTTGTATTCATACTCTAACTAAACATACTGAACCAGTTTACAGTGTAGCATTCTCTCCCGATGGAAAATTTTTAGCCAGTGGCTCCTTTGACAAGTGTGTTCACATTTGGTCTACGCAGACAGGTGGGCTGGTACATTCTTATAAGGGGACGGGTGGCATTTTTGAAGTATGCTGGAATTCAAGAGGTACAAAAGTAGGTGCCAGTGCGAGTGATGGAAGTGTTTTTGTCCTAGATTTACgcaaattgtaa
- the LOC116766178 gene encoding tRNA-uridine aminocarboxypropyltransferase 1, giving the protein MNPKSPEARFRDEKPFEGLNISSSEILNSLDSRSPCPRCGKSRMYFCYTCFVPVALLEGKIPTCTLPIKVDIIKHRREIDGKSTAAHAAVLAPGYVNIYTYPDMPDYSNDERTVLLYPGTEASTVQELFTGKQNSQSYADSLLSELPSGYNVGTLMTKIFESHNKINSIHHVDKLPIDRLILIDSTWNQSRGIFSDERLQKLPKVVLQNRISQFWRHQKGSPRWYLSTIEALHQMLLELHVAAWGCSEDYNSILTSNFPKHSGVICDFCKPYNGQYDNLLFFFKYMYEKLHRLYKHEDLLAYKRPMQI; this is encoded by the exons ATGAATCCCAAGAGTCCAGAAGCTAGATTCCGGGATGAAAAACCATTTGAAGGATTAAACATCTCTAGTTCCGAAATTTTAAACAGCTTAGATAGTCGTAGTCCATGTCCACGATGTGGAAAATCTcgaatgtatttttgttatacttgTTTCGTTCCCGTTGCACTTCTTGAAGGAAAAATTCCAACCTGTACC TTGCCGATTAAAGTTGATATCATAAAACACAGGAGGGAAATAGATGGCAAGAGTACTGCTGCCCATGCAGCGGTACTGGCTCCtggttatgttaatatatatacatatccgGACATGCCTGATTATTCAAATGACGAAAGAACTGTACTTTTATATCCAGGGACTGAAGCAAGCACTGTTCAAGAATTATTTACAGGAAAACAAAATTCTCAATCATATGCTGACAGTTTATTATCAGAATTACCTTCAGGATATAATGTCGGCACACtgatgacaaaaatatttgaaagtcacaacaaaattaattctattcatCATGTTGATAAATTACCAATTGATCGTTTAATTCTAATTGACAGTACATGGAATCAAAGTAGAGGAATATTTTCTGATGAAAGATTGCAAAAATTACCTAAAGTTGTACTGCAGAATCGAATATCCCAATTCTGGCGACACCAAAAAGGCAGTCCAAGGTGGTACCTATCAACAATTGAAGCTCTACATCAAATGCTCTTAGAATTACATGTGGCTGCATGGGGTTGCAGTGAGGATTATAATTCTATACTAACTTCCAATTTTCCAAAGCATAGTGGTGTAATATGTGATTTCTGTAAACCTTATAATGGACAATATGATAACCTACTGTTTTTCTTTAAGTACATGTATGAGAAACTTCACAGGCTTTATAAACATGAAGATTTATTAGCATATAAGAGACCaatgcaaatataa
- the LOC116766170 gene encoding F-box-like/WD repeat-containing protein TBL1XR1 isoform X1 encodes MSFSIDEVNFLVYRYLQESGFHHSAYTFGIESHISQSNINGALVPPAALLNILQKGLQYTEAEITIGEDGTETRLTESLSLIDAVTPDIVSTRQNAHNAQKQANKEPGSGGEQNGVDGTACSAASTTGGTVTPNVPENMDVDQSIEIPASKATVLRGHESEVFICAWNPSTDLLASGSGDSTARIWDMSDNPATTPNQLILRHCIQKGGAEVPSNKDVTSLDWNCDGNLLATGSYDGYARIWTTDGTLASTLGQHKGPIFALKWNKRGNYILSAGVDKTTIIWDAASGQCTQQFSFHAAPALDVDWQTNNSFASCSTDQCIHVCRLHVDKPIKSFKGHTNEVNAIKWDPQGQLLASCSDDMTLKIWSMKQDTWVHDLKAHLKEIYTIKWSPTGPGTQNPNMNLILASASFDSTVRLWDVERGVCIHTLTKHTEPVYSVAFSPDGKFLASGSFDKCVHIWSTQTGGLVHSYKGTGGIFEVCWNSRGTKVGASASDGSVFVLDLRKL; translated from the exons ATGAGTTTTTCCATTGATGAAGTGAATTTTCTCGTGTATCGATACTTACAGGAGTCcg GATTCCATCATTCAGCTTATACATTTGGAATTGAATCACATATATCCCAAAGCAATATAAATGGAGCCTTAGTTCCGCCGGCAGCATTGTTAAATATTCTGCAGAAGGGTTTGCAATATACCGAAGCCGAAATAACTATAGGAGAAGATG gAACTGAAACACGTCTTACAGAGAGCCTGAGTTTAATTGATGCTGTAACTCCAGATATTGTTTCCACTCGTCAAAATGCTCATAATGCTCAAAAGCAAGCTAATAAAGAACCAGGTTCTGGTGGAGAACAAAACGGAGTTGAT GGAACAGCATGTAGTGCAGCATCAACTACAGGAGGTACAGTAACACCAAATGTACCAGAAAATATGGATGTTGATCAATCAATCGAAATACCAGCAAGCAAGGCGACAGTACTACGAGGACATGAATCTGAAGTGTTTATTTGCGCTTGGAATCCAAGCACTGATTTATTGGCTAGTGGCTCAGGAGATAGTACTGCTCG AATATGGGACATGTCAGACAATCCAGCAACTACCCCTAATCAGCTTATATTAAGACATTGTATTCAAAAAGGTGGAGCTGAGGTGCCCAGCAATAAAGATGTTACCTCATTGGATTGGAAT tGTGATGGTAACTTATTGGCAACTGGATCATATGATGGCTATGCAAGAATCTGGACAACTGATGGCACATTAGCATCTACCTTGGGACAGCACAAAGGTCCTATATTTGCACTTAAGTGGAATAAGAGGGGAAATTATATCTTAAGTGCAGgg gttGACAAGACAACAATTATATGGGATGCAGCATCAGGCCAATGCACTCAACAGTTTTCTTTCCATGCAGCACCAGCTCTTGATGTTGATTGGCAAACAAACAACTCATTTGCTTCATGTTCAACTGACCAATGTATTCATGTTTGCAGATTACATGTTGACAAACCAATAAAAAGTTTCAAGGGACATACG AATGAAGTCAATGCAATAAAATGGGACCCACAAGGACAACTCCTTGCATCATGTTCAGATGacatgacattaaaaatatggtcCATGAAACAAGACACGTGGGTTCATGACCTGAAGGCAcatttgaaagaaatatacaCCATAAAGTGGTCTCCTACTGGTCCTGGAACACAAAATCCTAATATGAATTTGATCTTAGCCAGTGCATCATTTGATTCTACGGTGCGCTTATGGGACGTGGAAAGAGGAGTTTGTATTCATACTCTAACTAAACATACTGAACCAGTTTACAGTGTAGCATTCTCTCCCGATGGAAAATTTTTAGCCAGTGGCTCCTTTGACAAGTGTGTTCACATTTGGTCTACGCAGACAGGTGGGCTGGTACATTCTTATAAGGGGACGGGTGGCATTTTTGAAGTATGCTGGAATTCAAGAGGTACAAAAGTAGGTGCCAGTGCGAGTGATGGAAGTGTTTTTGTCCTAGATTTACgcaaattgtaa